The Gemmatimonadota bacterium sequence GTGATGTACTCGCGGGCGCGCTCGGTGGCGTCCAGGTCCTGGCCGGCGAAGACCGTGGTGAGCACCTCGGGCTTGGCGCCCTCCTCGATGGCCATGGCCACGGCGGGGCGCATGGAGCCGGCGGCGCAGCCACAGACCGAGTTCACGGCCAGCAGGAGGGTGCGCTTCTCTCCGGCCAGCAGGGCGTCCACGTCATCCGGCGTGCGAAGCTCGTGGAAACCGAAACGGACGAGATCCTGGCGCATGGGCGCCACCATCATCTCCGGATAGGGCATGCTCTCACTCCTCAGGGGTCGGGACCGGGTGCCGTTGTGCGGCTCCAGGTCCTTCGGGGCCGCGGCGGGTCGCGGTCGGACATATAGGCCCGGACCGCCGGTCGGGTTCCGGCGCTGAAAGCCGCGGGCGCTCCCTCGCGTAGAACAGCCCGGACGCTTCCGCCGGCTTCCATATCAAGGACCTCTGCATGAACCGCTCCCGTTCGGCGCTCTCCGCGCTCGTCCTTGTCACGTCCGTCGGCTGCCTGAGTGGCCCCACCGCGGCCCCCCCGGTCGACGGGTGTCCCGGAGGGAGCTACCCGGACTGGTCGACCTCCCCGTACGTGCTGCCGTTTCCAGTGGGGCAGTCCTGGCGGACGGGGCTCACCAACTGCGGCGGCTCCTACCACAGCCAGGGCCTGCCCGACGCGTTCGCGACCGACTTCGACATGGACCTGCGCTCGCTGATCACGGCGAGCCGCGAGGGGGTGGTCGTGCACGTGGAGGAGTCGGGACGGGACTTCGACTTCCCCAACAACCTGGTCGTGGTCGACCACGGGGACGGCACCTTCGCCCAGTACATGCACCTCACCCGCGACGGCGCCCTGGTCCAGA is a genomic window containing:
- a CDS encoding BrxA/BrxB family bacilliredoxin, producing MPYPEMMVAPMRQDLVRFGFHELRTPDDVDALLAGEKRTLLLAVNSVCGCAAGSMRPAVAMAIEEGAKPEVLTTVFAGQDLDATERAREYITGYPPSSPSVALFKDGELVYMMERHQIEGRSPYQIADDLKAAFAEHCG
- a CDS encoding M23 family metallopeptidase — its product is MNRSRSALSALVLVTSVGCLSGPTAAPPVDGCPGGSYPDWSTSPYVLPFPVGQSWRTGLTNCGGSYHSQGLPDAFATDFDMDLRSLITASREGVVVHVEESGRDFDFPNNLVVVDHGDGTFAQYMHLTRDGALVQIGDTVQPGDSIGLSGATGLAGYPHLHFVVTGAWPWPYTSRAVTFRNTSPNPTGLVGFAVYGALAY